A genome region from Mycobacterium florentinum includes the following:
- a CDS encoding alpha/beta fold hydrolase, with protein sequence MPTIQTRAGRVAYDEIGSGPTVVLLHATLHDRRDFDPIRETLARRYRTIAVDWPGHGDSDPVDVALEPSAPLFADVLEDIVDGLGLTRTVLIGNSVGGFAAARLAITRPECVAGLVLVNTGGFVPLGAATRVFCRVIGSPAFVRLGAPAFIRAYMKAKNGSDREIAERAIAAARTAEGGRTLTGLWRSFATPEHDLRSRAAELTAPTLIVWGREDIAIPLRAGRATHDAIAGSRLEILDTGHVVFSSDPAGFLAVAEPFLDSVTSRVCE encoded by the coding sequence ATGCCGACAATCCAGACCCGGGCCGGCCGGGTTGCCTATGACGAAATTGGCAGCGGGCCAACGGTTGTACTGCTGCACGCAACACTGCACGACCGCCGGGACTTCGACCCGATCCGCGAGACGCTGGCGCGCCGTTACCGCACCATCGCGGTGGACTGGCCCGGACACGGAGACTCGGATCCCGTCGACGTCGCCCTCGAGCCCAGTGCCCCGCTGTTCGCCGATGTGCTCGAAGACATCGTCGACGGCTTGGGCCTGACACGGACTGTGCTGATTGGGAATTCGGTCGGCGGATTCGCCGCCGCACGGCTGGCGATCACGCGGCCCGAGTGCGTCGCGGGACTTGTCCTGGTCAACACCGGCGGCTTTGTTCCGTTGGGTGCGGCGACACGCGTTTTCTGCCGGGTCATCGGCTCCCCGGCGTTTGTCCGTCTCGGCGCGCCGGCGTTCATCCGCGCCTACATGAAAGCCAAGAACGGCAGCGACCGCGAAATCGCCGAGCGTGCGATCGCGGCGGCCAGAACCGCCGAAGGTGGCCGGACACTGACCGGGCTCTGGCGCAGCTTCGCGACCCCAGAACACGATTTACGAAGCCGCGCAGCAGAACTGACCGCACCGACGCTGATTGTGTGGGGCCGCGAGGACATCGCGATACCGCTGCGCGCCGGTCGTGCCACGCACGACGCCATCGCGGGTTCGCGCCTCGAGATCCTGGACACCGGGCACGTGGTGTTCTCGTCCGACCCGGCGGGCTTCTTGGCGGTCGCCGAGCCGTTCCTGGACTCGGTCACCAGCCGAGTGTGTGAATAG
- a CDS encoding SRPBCC family protein, with amino-acid sequence MQSYTVRFHVDAPPKKVWRVLHPPVPPNAPRPRVLKWPTGSMEILNEGNEAGEGLVRTCIFEVPKYLLTGGRARSWETVTEAELNKLSRYVAVGAPLWSRAEGYHQLEEQPDGTTVLTFHETYHAYNPVLRFFLERPVHAKISRDNLETYEHALGYAGKVRRLP; translated from the coding sequence ATGCAGTCCTACACCGTGCGATTCCACGTCGATGCGCCGCCGAAGAAGGTCTGGCGGGTGCTGCATCCCCCGGTGCCCCCGAACGCGCCGCGGCCGCGGGTGCTCAAGTGGCCGACCGGCAGCATGGAGATCCTGAACGAGGGCAACGAGGCCGGCGAGGGTCTGGTTCGCACTTGCATCTTCGAAGTGCCCAAATACCTGCTGACCGGCGGCAGGGCGCGTTCCTGGGAGACCGTGACCGAGGCCGAGCTCAACAAGCTGTCGCGGTATGTGGCCGTCGGCGCCCCCCTGTGGTCGCGGGCCGAGGGATATCACCAACTCGAGGAGCAGCCCGACGGCACCACCGTGCTGACGTTCCACGAGACGTATCACGCCTATAACCCCGTGCTGCGCTTCTTCCTGGAACGGCCCGTGCACGCGAAGATCTCGCGGGACAACCTCGAGACGTACGAGCATGCGCTCGGCTACGCCGGCAAGGTGCGGCGGCTGCCCTAG
- a CDS encoding enoyl-CoA hydratase/isomerase family protein, translating into MKLRKSFSFPAHGCRPKGTETLTISVTVATTNRNGGTSVSIDYALNAHVATITINRPETRNSLDMEHFRDLAHAWADFRDDDGAWVAVVTGVGRDFCTGADLKKFIPELTGDLPKPGGWDALDAIHAVLHRFPVYKPIVAAVNGTCVAGGFEMLGCTDIRVAVPEARFAVMEPKRGLFAGGGSTVRLPRQIPYALAMELLLTADMVDAQRALVMGLLNQVVPAERLMDTAYDYAERIAANAPLAVYATKQSAVEGLALDLEAAYDNETRHSDRVFATEDAKEGPRAFAEKRPPRWQAR; encoded by the coding sequence GTGAAATTGCGCAAATCGTTCAGTTTCCCAGCGCATGGCTGTCGGCCGAAGGGCACTGAAACCCTTACTATTTCAGTAACGGTAGCAACGACGAACCGAAACGGTGGAACATCCGTGAGTATCGATTACGCGCTTAACGCGCACGTTGCCACCATTACGATCAACCGTCCCGAGACGCGCAACTCGCTGGATATGGAACATTTTCGCGATTTGGCGCACGCCTGGGCCGACTTCCGTGACGACGACGGCGCGTGGGTCGCGGTCGTCACCGGCGTCGGACGGGATTTCTGCACCGGCGCGGATCTGAAGAAATTCATCCCAGAACTGACCGGCGACCTTCCCAAACCAGGCGGCTGGGACGCGCTGGACGCGATTCACGCCGTGCTGCATCGCTTCCCGGTGTACAAGCCAATCGTCGCGGCGGTGAACGGTACCTGCGTCGCGGGTGGCTTTGAAATGTTGGGCTGCACCGACATCCGCGTCGCCGTGCCCGAAGCGCGATTCGCGGTGATGGAACCCAAACGCGGTCTCTTCGCCGGTGGCGGCAGCACGGTGCGGCTGCCACGCCAGATTCCCTACGCCCTGGCGATGGAGCTGTTACTGACCGCCGACATGGTCGACGCGCAGCGTGCTCTCGTCATGGGGCTGCTGAACCAGGTGGTGCCGGCCGAGCGTTTGATGGATACCGCCTACGACTACGCGGAGCGGATCGCGGCCAACGCGCCGCTCGCGGTCTATGCGACCAAACAATCCGCGGTCGAAGGTCTGGCACTCGACCTCGAAGCGGCCTACGACAACGAGACTCGGCACAGCGACCGGGTTTTCGCGACCGAGGATGCCAAGGAAGGCCCGCGCGCGTTCGCCGAGAAGCGCCCACCGCGGTGGCAGGCGCGCTGA
- a CDS encoding class I adenylate-forming enzyme family protein has protein sequence MNIGTIHDAAASGDPARPALIVDGRTVSYGELATAVRQYATGLAAHGVTPGQRIAVVDGGSLFSIAALLGAARIGAAPAPMNPALAPPELQGLRKNAGCADVAVAGEQYADRVREAGAPRVLTLADLVGREPGDDAVAQDTADDRDALILFTSGTTGLPKTVSISERQLTRRITGMSRAFRAGSKPSVSMLTVPIFHVGGALGVLGSLHSGDTVVVQSPFDAGEWLRLVSEHRVATTFMVPTMLQRILDHPDFAGTDLSSLVAIAYGAAAAPLSLVRRAMAALPHVGLANVFGQTETLGAYTTLMPEDHRDPARAGSVGRPLPGVEVRVVDPDTGTDVATGAVGELWVNTTQNVAEGWLHTGDLARQDADGYIFPSGRLKDTINRGGEKFGPIEVEEALRSHPAVSDVAVAGIADDELGQRVGAAVVVCAPVTIDELRAHCRELIAYFKLPERLAIVDSIPYSATGKVNRDQLATLIATDA, from the coding sequence ATGAACATCGGGACGATCCACGACGCCGCCGCGAGCGGCGATCCCGCCCGGCCCGCGCTGATCGTCGATGGGCGCACCGTCAGCTATGGCGAGCTGGCGACGGCGGTACGGCAGTACGCGACGGGCCTGGCGGCCCACGGCGTCACACCCGGGCAGCGCATCGCCGTCGTCGACGGCGGAAGCCTGTTCTCGATCGCCGCGCTCCTCGGTGCGGCGCGCATCGGCGCCGCACCCGCCCCGATGAACCCCGCGCTGGCGCCGCCCGAGCTGCAGGGGTTGCGCAAAAATGCCGGCTGCGCCGACGTGGCGGTCGCGGGGGAGCAGTACGCCGACCGGGTACGGGAAGCCGGTGCCCCCAGGGTATTGACGCTGGCCGATCTCGTCGGCCGGGAGCCCGGCGACGACGCCGTTGCGCAGGACACCGCCGACGACCGCGACGCGTTGATCCTATTCACCAGTGGCACAACGGGACTCCCGAAAACCGTCAGCATCAGCGAACGTCAGCTCACCCGGCGCATCACCGGAATGTCGCGAGCCTTCCGGGCGGGCTCGAAGCCCTCGGTGAGCATGCTGACCGTCCCGATCTTCCATGTCGGCGGCGCGCTGGGCGTCCTGGGCAGTTTGCATTCGGGTGACACCGTGGTGGTGCAGTCGCCCTTCGACGCCGGCGAGTGGCTGCGCCTGGTGTCCGAGCACCGGGTCGCCACGACGTTCATGGTGCCGACGATGCTGCAGCGGATTCTCGACCATCCCGACTTCGCCGGCACCGATCTGTCGTCACTGGTCGCGATCGCGTACGGGGCGGCGGCCGCGCCGCTGAGCCTGGTGCGCAGGGCCATGGCGGCGCTGCCACACGTGGGGTTGGCCAACGTGTTCGGCCAGACCGAAACGCTGGGCGCTTACACGACTTTGATGCCGGAGGATCACCGCGACCCGGCCCGCGCCGGCTCCGTCGGGCGGCCGTTGCCCGGAGTCGAAGTGCGCGTGGTCGACCCCGACACGGGCACCGACGTCGCGACCGGGGCGGTCGGCGAGTTGTGGGTGAACACCACCCAGAACGTCGCCGAAGGCTGGCTGCACACCGGTGACCTCGCCCGTCAAGATGCCGACGGCTACATCTTCCCTAGCGGGCGATTGAAGGACACAATCAATCGCGGGGGAGAGAAATTCGGACCTATCGAGGTCGAGGAAGCATTGCGTTCACATCCGGCAGTTAGTGATGTCGCGGTCGCCGGGATCGCCGACGACGAGTTGGGCCAACGAGTTGGTGCCGCCGTGGTGGTGTGCGCCCCGGTGACAATCGACGAGTTGCGGGCGCACTGTCGCGAATTGATCGCCTACTTCAAGCTCCCCGAGCGATTGGCGATCGTCGACAGCATTCCGTACAGCGCAACCGGCAAGGTCAACCGCGACCAGCTCGCAACGCTGATCGCCACAGACGCCTAG
- a CDS encoding anti-sigma factor antagonist yields MDTAEIGILRPNNGSYLGHTPSGLRTVTKRSGSSVVVHVDGDIDASNETAWQDVLSRAAAETVAPGPFVIDVCDLDFMGSCGYAALAHEAAQCRTRGVTLRLVTRQAIMDRTIAVCGLGPLLPTYSSVETALSPVSDQG; encoded by the coding sequence ATGGACACTGCCGAAATTGGAATCTTGCGGCCCAACAACGGGTCGTATCTTGGTCATACGCCAAGCGGTCTGCGCACGGTCACCAAGCGCAGCGGTTCCTCGGTAGTCGTCCACGTCGACGGTGACATCGACGCCAGCAACGAGACCGCTTGGCAGGACGTGCTGAGCCGCGCCGCCGCCGAAACCGTCGCACCCGGTCCGTTCGTGATCGACGTGTGCGACCTCGATTTCATGGGGTCGTGCGGTTATGCCGCACTGGCGCACGAGGCGGCGCAGTGCCGCACTCGCGGCGTCACGCTGCGGCTAGTCACCCGCCAGGCCATCATGGACCGAACCATCGCCGTGTGCGGGCTGGGTCCGCTGCTGCCGACGTACTCGAGCGTGGAGACGGCGCTGTCGCCGGTCAGCGATCAAGGCTGA
- a CDS encoding LysR family transcriptional regulator — protein sequence MGVLDGGRVELRHLRAFEAVARLQSFTHAADELTITQPALSRTIQQLEDALGVTLLDRSSRRVEMTPAGRTFFDHVERVLAELERGVDAVRRQASIRLGFSWLLPDPWAQDTVARFERATGTTVSLIRTDDALAAVQQGRVDIAVVRGQVTSTAVRVVHLFNESRVAVCSVHSRLARMSQLDWAEVPQWPLVVNVSSGTTGPWSWPAGEGPQTVVETSNFDEWIESVAADRGIGVIPDVAVRRNIHPGVRFIALRGAPQSEVSLAFLPRARNAELRRFVEAAVTSAAECGV from the coding sequence ATGGGCGTGCTGGATGGCGGCCGGGTCGAGTTGCGGCACCTGCGGGCGTTCGAAGCCGTGGCGCGATTGCAGTCCTTCACGCATGCGGCCGACGAGCTCACCATTACCCAACCCGCGCTGAGCCGCACTATCCAGCAGTTGGAAGACGCGCTCGGCGTTACGCTGCTCGATCGCAGCTCCCGGCGCGTGGAGATGACGCCCGCGGGGCGGACGTTCTTCGATCACGTGGAAAGGGTGCTCGCCGAGCTCGAACGCGGGGTGGACGCCGTGCGGCGCCAGGCAAGTATTCGCCTCGGGTTCAGTTGGTTGTTGCCCGACCCGTGGGCCCAAGACACCGTCGCCCGATTCGAGCGGGCCACCGGAACCACGGTCAGTTTGATCCGCACCGACGACGCGCTGGCCGCGGTGCAGCAGGGCAGGGTCGACATCGCGGTGGTGCGTGGCCAGGTGACCTCGACAGCCGTGCGGGTCGTGCACTTGTTCAACGAATCACGGGTGGCGGTGTGTTCGGTGCATTCCCGGCTGGCGCGCATGTCGCAGTTGGACTGGGCCGAGGTTCCGCAATGGCCGCTGGTGGTCAATGTCTCCAGTGGGACCACCGGACCGTGGTCGTGGCCGGCGGGCGAGGGCCCGCAAACCGTCGTGGAGACATCGAATTTCGACGAATGGATCGAATCTGTTGCCGCCGATCGAGGCATCGGCGTGATCCCGGACGTCGCCGTCCGGCGCAACATTCACCCCGGTGTGCGGTTCATCGCGCTGCGTGGAGCGCCCCAGAGCGAGGTGTCCCTGGCTTTCCTGCCGCGCGCCCGCAATGCCGAGCTGCGCCGGTTCGTCGAGGCCGCGGTGACAAGCGCCGCGGAGTGCGGGGTCTGA
- a CDS encoding tautomerase family protein, which translates to MPLLYFDLIEGRTPSELQALLDAAHDAVLGAFAVPPGDRYQVVRTHPAHEIVAWDTGLGIDRSARLVIVHVVSRQRTRAMKERFYELLAANLAERCGVDPADLIVSITENGDEDWSFGHGRAQFLTGELR; encoded by the coding sequence ATGCCGCTGCTGTACTTCGATCTGATTGAGGGTCGCACCCCATCGGAGCTCCAGGCGTTGCTGGACGCCGCGCATGACGCCGTCCTCGGCGCGTTCGCGGTCCCGCCGGGCGACCGCTACCAGGTGGTGCGCACCCATCCGGCGCACGAGATCGTGGCCTGGGACACCGGTCTCGGTATCGACCGCTCAGCGCGGTTGGTGATCGTGCACGTGGTCAGTCGCCAACGCACCCGCGCCATGAAGGAACGCTTCTACGAGTTGCTGGCTGCCAATCTCGCCGAGCGATGCGGGGTCGACCCGGCCGATCTGATCGTGTCGATCACCGAAAACGGGGACGAGGATTGGTCTTTCGGTCACGGCCGAGCGCAGTTCCTCACCGGAGAACTGCGATGA
- a CDS encoding NAD(P)H-dependent flavin oxidoreductase — MNTRLTELFGIEHPVLLAPMAMASGGRLAAAVTAAGGLGLIGGGYGNGDWLRREFDLAGDARVGCGFITWSLAQRPELLEQALERQPAAIMLSFGDLRPFAERVRAAGVALIAQVQNLEHARRALDTGVDIVVAQGGEAGGHGMTARSTFTLVPDVVDLVAARSPETLVAAAGGVADGRGLAAALALGADGALVGTRLWASTEALVSPRAQERAIAASGDDTLRTRVYDVVRQLDWPGDYNARALGNRFLDTWHGNEDQLSAALPEAVETFEKAVAAEDFDAAAILVGEAIGLVRDVRPAADIVHDMARDAERILGRA, encoded by the coding sequence ATGAACACTCGGCTCACCGAACTGTTCGGCATCGAACACCCGGTCCTGCTAGCGCCGATGGCGATGGCCTCCGGCGGCCGGCTCGCCGCGGCGGTGACCGCGGCCGGCGGGCTTGGCTTGATCGGTGGCGGGTACGGCAACGGCGACTGGCTGCGGCGCGAATTCGACCTGGCCGGCGATGCCAGGGTCGGATGCGGATTCATCACCTGGAGCCTGGCGCAGCGGCCCGAGCTACTCGAGCAGGCCCTGGAGCGGCAACCGGCCGCAATCATGTTGTCATTCGGCGATCTTCGGCCATTCGCCGAACGCGTGCGCGCGGCGGGCGTCGCACTGATCGCCCAGGTGCAGAACCTCGAGCACGCACGCCGGGCCCTGGACACCGGCGTGGACATCGTCGTTGCGCAGGGCGGTGAGGCCGGGGGCCACGGCATGACCGCCCGGTCCACCTTCACGCTGGTGCCCGACGTCGTCGACCTCGTCGCCGCGCGCTCCCCCGAAACGCTGGTCGCGGCCGCCGGCGGTGTCGCCGACGGCCGCGGACTCGCGGCGGCTTTGGCGCTGGGCGCCGACGGTGCACTGGTCGGCACCCGGTTATGGGCCAGCACCGAAGCGTTGGTGTCACCGCGGGCGCAGGAGCGCGCCATCGCGGCCAGCGGCGACGATACCCTTCGCACCCGCGTGTACGACGTTGTGCGACAACTCGATTGGCCCGGCGACTACAACGCCCGAGCGCTGGGCAACCGATTCCTCGACACCTGGCATGGCAACGAGGACCAACTGTCGGCGGCCCTGCCCGAAGCGGTGGAGACCTTCGAGAAGGCCGTGGCCGCAGAGGATTTCGACGCTGCCGCGATCCTGGTCGGCGAGGCGATCGGACTCGTCCGCGATGTGCGGCCCGCAGCCGACATCGTGCACGACATGGCGCGCGATGCCGAGCGGATCCTGGGCCGGGCGTGA
- a CDS encoding nitroreductase family protein, producing the protein MDLATVDELLTTTRAVRKRLDLTRPVGRDVILECIQLAMQAPTASNTQDWRWLVITDADKREAIAEIYRSIGAQYLAYAADNATDPQTQRVYQSAMSLTDTLGKVPVHVIPCLNQRIETAEPGIAAAAWASIIPAGWSFLLALRSRGLGSVWTTMHLFKEQEVAELLGIPPTVTQAALFPVAYTIGTDFRPATRPPAETITFWNSWIPADGES; encoded by the coding sequence ATGGACCTCGCCACCGTCGACGAACTGCTGACCACCACGCGGGCGGTTCGTAAGCGTCTCGACCTGACCCGGCCCGTGGGTCGCGATGTGATTCTGGAGTGCATCCAGCTGGCGATGCAGGCGCCGACGGCCAGCAACACCCAGGACTGGCGCTGGCTGGTGATCACCGACGCCGACAAGCGCGAGGCCATCGCCGAGATCTACCGCAGCATCGGCGCGCAGTACCTGGCCTACGCGGCTGACAACGCGACGGACCCACAGACGCAGCGGGTGTACCAGAGCGCGATGAGCCTGACCGACACGCTGGGAAAGGTTCCGGTGCATGTGATTCCGTGCCTCAATCAGCGCATCGAGACGGCGGAGCCGGGCATCGCCGCGGCGGCATGGGCGTCGATCATCCCGGCGGGCTGGAGCTTTCTGCTGGCGCTGCGCTCGCGCGGGCTGGGATCGGTGTGGACGACGATGCATCTGTTCAAGGAGCAGGAGGTGGCCGAGCTGCTCGGCATTCCCCCGACGGTCACGCAGGCCGCGCTGTTCCCCGTCGCTTACACGATCGGCACCGACTTCCGGCCGGCCACGCGGCCGCCCGCGGAGACCATCACGTTCTGGAACAGTTGGATACCGGCTGATGGAGAAAGCTGA
- a CDS encoding FAD-dependent oxidoreductase has translation MASAQQIVVIGAGVSGLTSALCLAEAGWRVRVWTASMPRQTTSVVAGAVWAPPRPAERATKTLAWTEYSLKVFRELAADPDSGVQLAPALSVGELTATEAMSSAAELIPELRPASPADLPQGYRVGFRATIPMIDMPHYLDYLTQRLAAAGCEIEEHPVQSLAEAADAAPIVINCSGLGARALVGDDTVRPLFGQHVVLANPGLRQLFLEITPNPEWICYFPHPHRVVCGGISIPDRWDTTAEPDITDRILARCRRIEPRLAEAEVIETITGLRPDRPSVRREAEPLGRARCIHNYGHGGNGVTLSWGCARDVVRLVSLDR, from the coding sequence GTGGCCAGTGCCCAACAGATCGTCGTCATCGGTGCCGGGGTCAGCGGACTGACCTCAGCGCTGTGTCTGGCCGAAGCGGGGTGGCGGGTCCGGGTGTGGACCGCCTCGATGCCCCGCCAGACGACGTCGGTAGTGGCCGGTGCGGTGTGGGCCCCTCCCCGGCCGGCCGAACGAGCCACCAAAACACTGGCGTGGACCGAGTATTCGCTCAAGGTGTTTCGCGAGCTGGCCGCCGATCCCGACAGCGGTGTGCAGCTGGCGCCGGCGCTCAGCGTCGGCGAATTGACCGCGACCGAGGCGATGTCGTCCGCCGCGGAGCTGATTCCCGAGTTGCGGCCGGCTTCACCCGCCGACCTGCCGCAGGGCTATCGGGTGGGGTTTCGCGCGACCATACCGATGATCGACATGCCGCACTACCTCGACTACCTCACGCAGCGACTCGCCGCGGCCGGCTGCGAGATCGAGGAACACCCCGTGCAGTCATTGGCCGAGGCCGCCGACGCCGCACCGATCGTGATCAACTGTTCGGGTCTCGGCGCCCGGGCGCTGGTGGGCGACGACACGGTGCGGCCGCTGTTCGGCCAGCATGTTGTCCTCGCCAATCCTGGTCTGCGGCAACTGTTTCTAGAGATCACCCCTAACCCGGAATGGATCTGCTACTTCCCGCACCCGCACCGCGTGGTGTGCGGCGGAATCAGCATCCCGGATCGCTGGGACACCACCGCCGAGCCCGACATCACCGATCGCATCCTGGCGCGCTGCCGGCGGATCGAGCCGAGGCTTGCCGAGGCCGAGGTGATCGAGACGATCACCGGGCTACGGCCCGATCGGCCGTCGGTGCGGCGGGAAGCCGAGCCGCTCGGGCGGGCACGCTGCATCCACAACTACGGACACGGGGGCAATGGCGTGACCCTGTCCTGGGGTTGCGCCCGGGATGTGGTGCGCCTGGTCAGCCTTGATCGCTGA
- a CDS encoding carboxymuconolactone decarboxylase family protein produces MARLDVPDGPGGEAAMIWSLRPQLGGMVERMIRGAYQQSILPADERELARMRIAQINDCVACSGFRAQSVLDAGVAPELYDNVAEYASYPGYTPRQRLAIEYAERFATDHASMDDAFFERLRESFSDEEILDLTLCVAVFLGLGRSLTVLGVDQSCAIDL; encoded by the coding sequence ATGGCAAGGCTCGACGTGCCGGACGGCCCGGGCGGTGAAGCCGCGATGATCTGGTCACTACGGCCGCAGCTCGGCGGCATGGTCGAACGGATGATCCGCGGTGCCTATCAGCAGAGCATCCTGCCGGCCGACGAGCGTGAGCTGGCGCGAATGCGGATCGCGCAAATCAACGACTGCGTGGCCTGCTCGGGTTTTCGCGCCCAGTCGGTGCTGGACGCCGGCGTGGCGCCCGAGCTGTACGACAACGTCGCCGAGTACGCCAGCTACCCCGGATACACCCCACGCCAGCGTCTCGCGATCGAGTACGCGGAGCGCTTCGCCACCGACCATGCGTCGATGGACGATGCGTTCTTCGAACGCCTTCGGGAGTCGTTCTCCGACGAGGAGATTCTGGATCTCACCCTGTGCGTCGCGGTGTTTCTCGGCCTCGGGCGTTCTTTGACCGTGCTGGGCGTCGACCAGTCCTGCGCCATCGACCTGTAA
- a CDS encoding phage holin family protein, giving the protein MGPFLIRAALTGFALWVVTKLVHGLSFVGGETTLQRVGIIFVVAVVFGLVNAIIKPIVQFLSIPLYIVTLGLFHIVVNALMLWITARITENTTHWGLQIDHFWWTAIWAAIVLSIVSWLLSLLSRDLRRATNG; this is encoded by the coding sequence ATGGGCCCTTTTCTGATTCGCGCCGCGTTGACCGGATTCGCACTGTGGGTCGTCACCAAATTGGTCCACGGCCTGAGCTTCGTCGGCGGCGAAACGACGCTACAGCGGGTCGGCATCATCTTCGTGGTGGCGGTGGTCTTCGGCCTGGTGAACGCGATCATCAAACCGATCGTGCAATTCCTGTCGATCCCGCTCTACATCGTGACGCTGGGCTTGTTCCATATCGTCGTCAATGCCTTGATGCTCTGGATCACCGCCCGGATCACCGAAAACACCACGCACTGGGGACTGCAGATCGATCACTTCTGGTGGACCGCGATCTGGGCCGCGATCGTGCTGTCGATCGTCAGTTGGTTGCTGTCGCTGTTGAGCCGGGACCTCCGACGCGCCACCAACGGGTAG
- a CDS encoding amidohydrolase family protein, with translation MRIIDADGHVAENSSLAIEAIKRWPDHVKPSTDRRLRLMIEGRNYPEDRGPGAGCPPEHGISKSPNINCSSPDGVLGDADRDHIDTMVLYPSLGLCAPSLEDPEFAAGFARLYNQWIADYCASSGGRLRGVAVTPIEHGQLAIDVMTEAKDLGLVATLVPPALKTRNLDHPDLDSFYAAAMELGMPLGIHGAPGIHLPKIGVDRFTNYIQVHCISFPFDQMTAMTAMVSGGVFERHPRLRVAFLEAGAGWVPFFMDRLHEHYEKRGDWVERGWRRDPHEYLSAGNIFVTCEPEEPILPGVIDVLGADFIMFASDYPHWDGEWPESTKHLRTRADISEEAREKIGSLNAQRFYALN, from the coding sequence ATGCGAATCATCGATGCCGATGGACACGTCGCCGAGAATTCCTCGCTGGCGATCGAAGCGATCAAGCGGTGGCCCGACCACGTCAAGCCCAGCACAGACCGGCGCCTACGGCTGATGATCGAAGGCCGCAACTATCCGGAGGACCGCGGCCCGGGCGCCGGCTGTCCGCCCGAGCACGGTATCAGCAAGTCGCCCAACATCAACTGCTCGTCTCCCGACGGTGTGCTGGGCGACGCCGACCGCGATCACATCGACACGATGGTGCTGTACCCGAGCCTCGGGCTCTGCGCGCCCAGCCTCGAAGATCCCGAATTCGCAGCGGGATTCGCGCGCCTCTACAACCAGTGGATCGCCGACTACTGCGCCTCCTCGGGCGGCCGGTTGCGCGGCGTGGCCGTGACGCCGATCGAACACGGTCAGCTGGCCATTGACGTCATGACCGAGGCCAAGGACCTCGGGCTGGTGGCGACTCTCGTCCCGCCGGCGCTGAAGACCCGCAATCTGGACCATCCCGATCTCGACTCGTTTTACGCCGCCGCGATGGAACTCGGGATGCCGCTGGGCATTCACGGCGCCCCGGGAATTCATCTGCCGAAAATCGGCGTGGACCGGTTCACCAACTACATCCAGGTGCACTGCATCAGCTTTCCGTTCGACCAGATGACCGCGATGACCGCGATGGTCTCCGGCGGCGTCTTCGAGCGCCATCCCCGATTGCGGGTCGCCTTCCTCGAGGCCGGCGCGGGATGGGTCCCGTTCTTCATGGACCGCCTCCACGAGCACTACGAAAAGCGAGGGGACTGGGTCGAGCGCGGCTGGCGCCGCGATCCGCACGAATACCTGTCCGCGGGCAACATCTTTGTGACGTGTGAGCCCGAAGAACCGATCCTGCCCGGCGTGATCGACGTGCTGGGCGCGGACTTCATCATGTTCGCCAGCGACTACCCGCATTGGGACGGCGAGTGGCCGGAGAGCACCAAGCACCTACGCACCCGGGCGGACATCAGCGAAGAGGCGCGGGAAAAGATCGGTAGCCTCAACGCACAACGCTTCTACGCGCTGAACTAA
- a CDS encoding DUF962 domain-containing protein: MGQAPPPEAPFADKMAYYRTQHTSKGVRAVHLVGIPIIAAGLPLLFATPKVGATMFVGGWAMNILGHRVFEKNLPSTHKGWITYQLTGVIDVCEQYGEMLARRSRRKAGLR; encoded by the coding sequence ATGGGTCAAGCCCCGCCTCCCGAAGCGCCGTTTGCGGACAAGATGGCGTACTACCGCACGCAACACACGTCAAAGGGGGTGCGTGCGGTCCACCTGGTCGGAATACCGATCATCGCGGCGGGGCTGCCGCTGCTGTTCGCCACGCCAAAGGTCGGCGCCACCATGTTCGTCGGGGGATGGGCGATGAACATCCTGGGCCACCGGGTGTTCGAGAAGAACCTGCCGTCGACCCACAAGGGATGGATCACGTATCAGCTCACCGGGGTCATCGATGTCTGCGAGCAATACGGCGAAATGCTGGCACGACGCAGCCGGCGGAAAGCCGGATTGCGGTGA